A window of Plectropomus leopardus isolate mb unplaced genomic scaffold, YSFRI_Pleo_2.0 unplaced_scaffold20971, whole genome shotgun sequence contains these coding sequences:
- the LOC121965635 gene encoding histone H4 — translation MSGRGKGGKGLGKGGAKRHRKVLRDNIQGITKPAIRRLARRGGVKRISGLIYEETRGVLKVFLENVIRDAVTYTEHAKRKTVTAMDVVYALKRQGRTLYGFGG, via the coding sequence ATGTCTGGTCGCGGAAAGGGAGGTAAGGGACTCGGTAAAGGAGGCGCTAAGCGTCACCGCAAAGTGCTCCGTGATAACATCCAGGGAATCACCAAACCCGCCATCCGTCGTCTGGCTCGTCGTGGTGGAGTCAAACGTATCTCCGGCCTCATCTACGAGGAGACCCGCGGTGTGCTGAAGGTTTTCCTGGAGAACGTTATCCGTGATGCTGTCACCTACACCGAGCACGCTAAAAGGAAGACTGTGACCGCCATGGATGTGGTTTACGCTCTGAAGAGGCAGGGACGCACCCTGTACGGCTTCGGAGGTTAA